In Candidatus Methanomethylicota archaeon, one genomic interval encodes:
- a CDS encoding creatininase family protein, whose protein sequence is MVKVKMDEMSWVEVKEALDNGFDTVIVPVGSIEQHGPHLPLGTDTFIGEALSVMIAEKLGKTLVTPPITPGCSQHHMGFPGTLTLKPETLMQVIRDVCKCLIRHGFKNIILLPTHGGNFAPIETLIMELAMEHKDVKIISPLKLEELIKVMNDVMAEYGVTFKEAGVHAGAAETSAMLHINGGLVKMDRAVEGFTGEYTISQLYSYGVKAISNTGVLGNPRKASADAGRKMMEKLAEYYVENIKRELKI, encoded by the coding sequence ATGGTTAAGGTTAAGATGGATGAAATGAGTTGGGTTGAAGTTAAGGAGGCTTTAGATAATGGTTTTGATACAGTAATAGTTCCTGTGGGGTCAATAGAGCAGCATGGACCACACCTACCACTTGGAACGGATACATTTATTGGTGAAGCTTTGAGTGTTATGATTGCTGAGAAGCTTGGTAAAACCCTTGTAACCCCTCCAATAACCCCTGGATGCTCACAGCATCATATGGGATTCCCAGGAACATTAACTTTAAAACCAGAGACATTAATGCAAGTGATTAGGGATGTGTGTAAATGTCTAATTAGGCATGGATTTAAGAATATAATTCTGCTCCCCACACATGGTGGAAACTTTGCGCCAATAGAAACCTTAATAATGGAGCTTGCCATGGAACATAAAGATGTAAAGATAATCTCACCACTAAAACTTGAAGAGCTAATTAAGGTTATGAATGATGTTATGGCAGAGTATGGAGTGACATTTAAGGAAGCTGGAGTTCATGCTGGAGCTGCAGAAACATCAGCAATGCTACACATAAATGGGGGTCTCGTGAAAATGGATAGAGCTGTCGAAGGATTCACTGGAGAATATACGATATCACAATTATACTCCTACGGCGTCAAAGCGATAAGCAACACTGGAGTTCTAGGAAACCCGAGAAAGGCAAGTGCAGATGCTGGCAGGAAGATGATGGAGAAACTCGCAGAATATTACGTGGAGAATATTAAGAGGGAATTAAAGATTTAA
- a CDS encoding MTH1187 family thiamine-binding protein, whose translation MIIVEFSIIPIGVGTGLSGYVAEAIKVLDKRKVKYQLTAMGTIFEAKDLKEAFEIIMEAHEAVIKAGAMRVITNIKLDDRRDKEESMERKVKAVMEKLR comes from the coding sequence ATGATAATAGTTGAATTCAGCATAATACCCATAGGCGTTGGAACAGGGTTAAGTGGGTATGTTGCAGAGGCAATAAAGGTGTTGGATAAGAGGAAGGTTAAATATCAATTGACAGCCATGGGAACAATATTTGAAGCAAAGGATCTTAAGGAAGCATTTGAAATAATTATGGAAGCCCATGAAGCTGTAATTAAAGCTGGAGCCATGAGAGTGATAACAAACATAAAGTTGGATGATAGGAGAGATAAGGAGGAATCCATGGAGAGGAAGGTTAAAGCAGTCATGGAAAAGTTAAGGTGA
- a CDS encoding Ig-like domain-containing protein yields MFGGVYVVSLELDRIHLTVTVLKDGNTIPGANVYVFASAPNGTRLIATACTNQYGIAAFQLSIKNIIKPIIDWNQAEKRSFTINPGLYITSIGVYNNTIFFGSASTKLPLTLTGPITTNINLNLKHPIKRVESKINTVSTDVQQQAPPWARLIYSAQSAMRETFFKVSTDQNTKAGCTYKVSQNEEVSFKCTYSVTQKIDDSVVIKWTIGAEISWVTSQIGKYFYFEVNPSGTGYLSSLVAINYECWEYDYPADGEVYREHRVYIAYYWPDTLDKVIGEDDIEGNQVLLDTATGEGLDKYVYGVFLHWDVSLEFAIPVTKFIKLLAAPTFPKALAVPIDVDLILKSATAINALVNIAGIEGYTIYIYRIQVWRTTNAWYQLPAWAIILRT; encoded by the coding sequence TTGTTTGGAGGCGTGTATGTTGTTTCATTGGAGCTTGATAGAATACACTTAACAGTAACCGTATTAAAGGATGGAAACACAATTCCAGGAGCAAACGTATACGTATTCGCTTCAGCTCCAAACGGTACCAGACTCATAGCAACTGCATGCACAAACCAATATGGAATCGCAGCATTCCAACTATCAATAAAGAACATAATAAAGCCAATAATTGATTGGAATCAGGCTGAGAAGAGGAGCTTCACAATAAATCCAGGACTATACATAACATCCATAGGAGTCTACAATAACACAATATTCTTCGGCTCAGCATCAACAAAACTACCACTAACACTAACAGGACCAATAACAACAAACATAAACCTAAACCTAAAACATCCAATAAAGAGGGTGGAAAGCAAAATAAATACTGTTTCAACTGACGTCCAGCAACAGGCACCACCATGGGCTAGATTGATATACAGTGCGCAGAGCGCGATGAGGGAAACATTTTTCAAAGTATCTACAGACCAAAATACTAAAGCAGGGTGTACATATAAAGTTAGCCAGAATGAAGAAGTGTCGTTTAAATGTACATACTCGGTAACTCAGAAAATAGATGATTCGGTGGTAATTAAATGGACTATAGGGGCTGAGATAAGTTGGGTAACTTCACAGATTGGGAAGTATTTCTATTTTGAAGTAAATCCGAGTGGTACTGGATATCTATCATCCCTTGTTGCAATTAATTATGAGTGTTGGGAGTATGATTATCCAGCTGATGGAGAGGTTTATCGAGAACATAGAGTATATATAGCTTACTATTGGCCTGACACTCTAGACAAAGTTATAGGTGAAGATGACATTGAAGGAAACCAAGTGCTTTTAGACACCGCTACTGGCGAAGGATTAGATAAATACGTATATGGAGTATTCTTACATTGGGATGTCAGCTTAGAATTCGCTATACCTGTAACTAAATTCATTAAGCTTCTCGCAGCTCCAACATTTCCAAAAGCCTTAGCGGTCCCAATAGACGTAGATTTAATTCTTAAAAGTGCTACTGCCATTAATGCTTTGGTAAATATCGCTGGCATTGAGGGTTACACCATATACATTTACAGAATCCAAGTTTGGAGAACAACAAATGCTTGGTATCAATTACCTGCTTGGGCGATAATTTTGAGAACATAA
- a CDS encoding nucleotidyltransferase domain-containing protein, whose translation MEIKSILVEALNSLNRARGLNPPRNDVELAALRWEIYASLQNVLDAVAMVIVDLGLRKPSSYAELGKVLCDMKLIDECVSEDLRLIAVTRNVIAHAYRRLSTMDLDRIVMEILPKTEGVVRKLEGILESKGIDPVDESNVKHVANLLEGVFRKHNVVLAYLFGSRARGFGRPDSDYDIAVLMDRSEVTVMDEIELALDIADALKVPADRVDVVALNIADTMLKARVLREGAVIYAENEDVRKIWERKMYLEVLDSMDLHAIYTARTFGRLKIST comes from the coding sequence ATGGAAATTAAGTCTATTCTTGTTGAAGCGTTGAATTCTTTGAATAGAGCTAGGGGTCTTAATCCTCCGAGGAATGATGTTGAGTTGGCTGCGCTTAGGTGGGAGATTTATGCTTCATTACAGAATGTTTTGGATGCTGTGGCTATGGTTATAGTTGATCTTGGATTGAGGAAGCCTAGTTCATATGCTGAGTTGGGGAAGGTTTTATGTGATATGAAGTTAATTGATGAATGTGTATCAGAGGATTTGAGGTTGATTGCTGTCACAAGGAACGTTATTGCACATGCTTATCGCAGGCTTTCCACAATGGATTTAGATAGGATTGTAATGGAAATTCTCCCAAAAACTGAGGGAGTTGTTAGGAAGCTAGAAGGGATTTTAGAGAGTAAGGGTATAGATCCAGTAGATGAATCTAACGTTAAACATGTAGCCAATTTATTGGAGGGGGTTTTTAGGAAGCATAATGTTGTTTTAGCATACTTGTTTGGTAGTCGTGCGAGGGGTTTCGGTAGACCTGATAGTGATTATGATATAGCTGTGTTAATGGATAGGTCTGAGGTGACTGTAATGGATGAAATTGAACTTGCATTGGATATTGCGGATGCTTTGAAGGTTCCAGCTGACAGAGTGGATGTTGTTGCATTAAATATTGCTGATACGATGTTGAAAGCTAGAGTTTTGAGGGAGGGTGCAGTGATCTATGCGGAGAATGAGGATGTTAGGAAAATTTGGGAGAGGAAAATGTACCTTGAAGTATTAGACTCAATGGACCTCCACGCAATTTATACTGCAAGAACTTTTGGTAGACTGAAAATTTCCACGTAA
- a CDS encoding PHP domain-containing protein produces the protein MYKAKVDLHIHSNNSIDSKLTIEDILEYYEYNGFKAIAITDHDEFKGSIIANKISVEKGLNLKVLFGAEIETAIGEVILITTTPPPRKMPKSIGEIIDTAKDYHGLTIAPHPYAQDRRGLGDNLINGEARGVDVIEVWNGKTGREWNEMALNTAKILGKPGIANSDAHNKEDLGIAYTIIEVNEIEPYEIIKSLKNNRILRIIRGGD, from the coding sequence TTGTATAAGGCAAAGGTGGATTTACACATACACTCAAACAACTCAATAGACAGCAAATTAACAATAGAAGATATACTGGAATACTACGAGTACAATGGCTTCAAAGCAATAGCCATAACAGACCACGATGAATTCAAAGGATCCATAATAGCCAACAAGATTAGTGTTGAAAAGGGGTTAAATTTGAAAGTATTATTTGGAGCTGAAATAGAGACAGCCATTGGAGAAGTAATACTAATAACCACAACACCGCCACCAAGAAAGATGCCAAAAAGTATAGGTGAAATAATTGACACAGCCAAAGACTACCATGGATTAACAATAGCACCACACCCATACGCACAAGATAGGAGAGGATTAGGAGACAATCTAATAAATGGAGAAGCAAGAGGGGTAGATGTCATAGAAGTTTGGAATGGTAAAACAGGTAGGGAGTGGAATGAAATGGCATTAAACACAGCGAAAATCCTAGGGAAACCTGGAATAGCCAACAGCGACGCCCACAATAAAGAAGACCTCGGAATAGCATACACAATAATAGAAGTAAATGAAATTGAACCATATGAAATCATAAAATCACTGAAAAACAATAGGATACTAAGGATAATTAGAGGAGGAGATTAA
- a CDS encoding NAD(P)H-dependent oxidoreductase — MVKILVLYYSRSGNTETLAKAVAEGARSVEGVNVELKRVDYATVEDMISCDGVAVGSPNYFGYMAGIMKDYFDKAWSVRDKLAGKPYVAFTCGGGSRTTALQSIETVLNAFKMEKVAEGVAWGLRDHGPPSEKDLTPLRKLGETLAKEVLKRKVETPKE; from the coding sequence ATGGTTAAAATCCTAGTACTCTACTATTCAAGGAGCGGGAACACTGAAACCTTAGCAAAAGCAGTGGCTGAAGGAGCTAGAAGTGTGGAGGGTGTAAATGTGGAATTGAAAAGGGTTGATTATGCAACAGTTGAAGATATGATATCATGTGATGGAGTGGCTGTGGGATCCCCAAACTACTTTGGATACATGGCTGGGATAATGAAAGACTACTTCGATAAAGCGTGGAGTGTTAGAGATAAGCTTGCTGGAAAACCATACGTTGCATTCACATGTGGAGGAGGATCTAGAACTACAGCATTACAAAGCATTGAAACCGTTTTAAATGCATTTAAAATGGAGAAGGTTGCTGAGGGAGTTGCATGGGGACTTAGAGATCACGGTCCTCCATCAGAGAAGGATTTAACACCATTAAGGAAGCTTGGAGAAACATTGGCAAAGGAAGTATTGAAGAGAAAGGTGGAGACACCGAAGGAGTAG
- a CDS encoding VTT domain-containing protein, translated as MGIVEDILNGLEVLGPYGVFIGVVIENIITIIPSALIPLMAGATIIPKELNPTQAILSIAINIGLIGAIASTLINTPYYAIGYISGKRIIDKYGRYIGTSWDEVEKYKLKIEGGKFEDITIVALRIIPIIPISPISIALGAIRYNIKKFITLTIIGTIPRYITIGIIGWASREIIWTIAKTIDTMENIVIAGMIIGIIAYIIKKRRGIQLKTTNKQK; from the coding sequence ATGGGAATAGTGGAAGACATCTTAAACGGACTAGAAGTTCTAGGACCATATGGAGTATTCATAGGGGTAGTGATAGAAAACATTATAACCATAATACCATCAGCATTAATACCACTAATGGCTGGAGCCACAATAATACCTAAAGAATTAAACCCAACACAAGCAATACTATCAATAGCAATAAACATAGGGTTAATTGGAGCCATAGCATCAACACTAATCAACACACCATACTACGCAATAGGATACATCAGCGGTAAAAGAATCATAGATAAATATGGAAGATACATTGGAACATCATGGGATGAAGTGGAGAAATATAAACTCAAAATAGAGGGTGGGAAATTTGAAGATATAACCATCGTAGCATTAAGAATTATACCAATAATACCAATATCACCAATATCAATAGCCCTAGGAGCAATAAGATACAACATAAAGAAGTTCATAACACTAACAATAATTGGAACAATACCAAGATACATAACCATCGGAATAATAGGGTGGGCTTCAAGAGAAATAATATGGACAATAGCAAAAACAATAGACACCATGGAAAACATCGTGATCGCTGGAATGATAATTGGAATAATAGCATACATAATAAAGAAGAGGAGAGGAATTCAATTGAAAACAACAAACAAGCAAAAATAA
- a CDS encoding M20/M25/M40 family metallo-hydrolase translates to MEICKEDLDEIKRRIMEFISVRSIVGEEFEGAKYLTELMRDWSFKPELQKVEENRYNVICRVRLGDVGRRLLLNGHMDTVPPSIDWNVDPLKPFIDDDRLYGLGAIDMKSGLITLLYSLKKFIEENEGEVNGEIIYSAVVDEEGYSKGAKKLVSELDYDAAIIGEPYDGIDSSVVIGETGKILLSIECIGKAAHAFRPWIGVNAIEEASKLILKIVEEGTFEDERFGRLQPTTLKIEGGYKIYNVTLPERCIFEVNILTKPEQTDEYFINWINELAKKIDLKGGVSVKIKEPRYYGYITNENSMIVKAFKRAFEEEYGFKPKIGFKATITDGNIIAMKGVKPLIVYGLRGGNAHMANEYLELKSIEKTCKVYIKTMKNYLKTEEE, encoded by the coding sequence ATGGAAATCTGTAAGGAAGATTTGGATGAAATTAAGAGGAGGATCATGGAGTTTATAAGTGTTAGGAGTATTGTTGGAGAAGAATTTGAAGGAGCCAAATATCTAACTGAATTAATGAGGGATTGGAGTTTCAAACCAGAACTCCAGAAGGTTGAGGAGAATAGGTACAATGTGATATGTAGAGTAAGGTTGGGGGATGTGGGGAGGAGGCTTCTATTAAATGGACACATGGATACAGTTCCACCATCAATAGATTGGAATGTAGATCCATTAAAACCATTCATCGATGATGATAGACTCTACGGTTTAGGGGCAATAGATATGAAGTCTGGACTCATAACCCTCCTATACAGCCTAAAGAAATTCATTGAAGAGAATGAGGGGGAGGTGAATGGTGAAATAATATATTCTGCAGTTGTAGATGAGGAGGGGTATTCGAAGGGGGCTAAAAAGTTAGTTTCAGAATTGGATTATGATGCAGCAATAATAGGGGAACCATATGATGGAATTGATAGTAGCGTAGTCATTGGGGAGACTGGCAAGATACTGTTAAGCATAGAATGTATTGGGAAGGCTGCACATGCATTTAGACCATGGATTGGAGTGAACGCCATAGAAGAAGCATCAAAACTAATATTAAAAATAGTTGAGGAGGGGACATTTGAAGATGAAAGGTTTGGAAGACTTCAACCAACAACCTTAAAAATTGAGGGGGGATACAAAATCTACAACGTAACATTACCGGAAAGATGCATATTCGAAGTAAACATTCTAACAAAACCAGAACAAACAGATGAATACTTCATAAATTGGATCAACGAATTAGCAAAGAAGATTGACTTGAAGGGTGGCGTATCCGTGAAGATTAAAGAGCCAAGATACTATGGATACATTACAAATGAAAATAGCATGATAGTAAAAGCATTTAAAAGGGCATTTGAAGAGGAATATGGATTTAAACCCAAAATTGGATTCAAAGCCACCATAACTGATGGAAATATAATTGCAATGAAAGGTGTGAAGCCACTAATAGTTTATGGTTTAAGAGGGGGGAATGCCCATATGGCCAACGAATACCTAGAATTAAAATCAATAGAGAAAACATGCAAAGTATACATTAAAACCATGAAAAACTACCTAAAAACAGAGGAGGAGTAA